The Caulobacter sp. FWC26 genome contains a region encoding:
- a CDS encoding penicillin-binding protein 2, whose amino-acid sequence MSLSNLGPGGFQSPLWRWVIERVWRLEHAFERSRAAARPEDDTRIRIFLVMGFFGLCFVGVSLGAGWSALFSRAGQGNAYAQGVEGARGDLVDRNGKLLAVDLAHYALYVDPREIWDAKETRTALGRALPQVPGKRLDKVVYGDHRAFVLGGLTPDEKDAIFNLGLPGVSFEEQERRMYPLGATAAHLIGFVDSGGKGLAGAERALDDPIRRAAGGEGGPTQLSIDIRVQAALEDELRKAAEEFTPKGAVGLVTNVHTGEILGMASWPDYDANKAGEATDDQRLNRAAASVYEMGSTFKAFTVAIGLDTGVATASSTFDAREPFKLGYRTIHDYHAARAILTLVEVFKHSSNIGTAMLAERIGGERLSQYFTNLGLTKPAKVELKESARPLTPRKWDQDAVASTSFGHGMNVSPLALAQAMNALLNGGEMMPLTIRKLPPGVRPEGKRVLSENTSAEMLKIMRANVVPGEGGSGGKADVPGLSVGGKTGTGEKYDPAIRGYNHQRQVSSFAATFPTDGPVEADRYFVLILLDEPKGNANSFGFSTGGWVAAPAAGRVIERIAPFLGVKRKTELVTIASQPKTATPEAGL is encoded by the coding sequence ATGAGCCTTTCGAACCTGGGTCCTGGCGGCTTCCAGTCGCCGCTCTGGCGGTGGGTGATCGAGCGCGTCTGGCGGCTGGAGCACGCTTTTGAGCGTTCGCGCGCGGCGGCGCGTCCCGAAGACGACACCCGCATCCGTATCTTTCTGGTCATGGGTTTCTTCGGCCTGTGCTTCGTCGGCGTGAGCCTGGGGGCGGGCTGGTCGGCGTTGTTCTCGCGCGCGGGGCAGGGCAACGCCTACGCTCAGGGCGTGGAGGGCGCACGCGGCGATCTCGTCGATCGCAACGGCAAGCTGCTGGCGGTGGATCTCGCGCACTACGCGCTCTACGTCGATCCGCGGGAGATCTGGGACGCCAAGGAAACGCGCACGGCGCTGGGCCGGGCGCTGCCGCAGGTGCCGGGCAAGCGTCTGGACAAGGTGGTGTACGGCGATCACCGCGCCTTCGTCCTGGGCGGCCTGACGCCCGACGAGAAGGACGCGATCTTCAACCTGGGTCTGCCGGGCGTGTCGTTCGAGGAGCAGGAGCGGCGGATGTATCCGCTGGGCGCGACCGCCGCCCACCTGATCGGCTTCGTCGACAGCGGCGGCAAGGGCCTTGCCGGCGCCGAGCGGGCGCTGGACGATCCGATCCGCCGCGCGGCGGGCGGCGAGGGCGGTCCGACCCAGCTGTCGATCGACATCCGGGTGCAGGCCGCGCTTGAGGACGAGTTGCGCAAGGCCGCAGAGGAGTTCACGCCCAAGGGCGCCGTCGGTTTGGTCACCAACGTCCACACCGGCGAGATCCTGGGTATGGCCAGCTGGCCGGACTATGACGCGAACAAGGCGGGGGAAGCCACCGACGACCAGCGCCTGAACCGCGCCGCCGCCTCGGTGTACGAGATGGGCTCGACCTTCAAGGCGTTCACCGTGGCGATTGGGCTGGATACGGGCGTGGCGACGGCGTCGTCGACCTTTGACGCGCGAGAGCCGTTCAAGCTCGGCTACCGCACGATTCACGACTATCACGCCGCCCGGGCCATCCTGACCCTGGTAGAGGTGTTCAAACACTCCTCGAATATCGGCACGGCCATGCTGGCCGAGCGGATCGGCGGCGAGCGTCTGAGCCAATATTTCACCAATCTGGGCCTGACCAAACCGGCCAAGGTGGAGCTGAAGGAGTCGGCCCGGCCCCTGACGCCGCGCAAGTGGGACCAGGACGCGGTGGCCTCGACCTCGTTCGGTCACGGCATGAACGTCAGTCCCCTGGCCCTGGCCCAGGCGATGAACGCCCTGCTCAACGGCGGCGAGATGATGCCCCTGACCATCCGCAAGCTGCCGCCGGGCGTTCGTCCCGAAGGCAAGCGCGTGTTGTCGGAGAATACTTCGGCCGAGATGTTGAAGATCATGCGGGCCAATGTGGTGCCCGGCGAAGGGGGCAGCGGCGGCAAGGCCGACGTGCCGGGCCTGTCGGTCGGCGGCAAGACGGGGACCGGTGAAAAGTACGATCCCGCGATCCGGGGCTACAATCATCAGCGGCAGGTGTCGTCGTTCGCCGCGACCTTCCCAACGGACGGGCCGGTCGAGGCCGACCGCTACTTTGTCCTGATCCTGCTGGACGAGCCGAAGGGCAACGCCAATTCGTTTGGCTTCTCGACCGGCGGCTGGGTCGCCGCGCCGGCCGCAGGCCGGGTTATCGAACGCATCGCGCCGTTCCTCGGCGTCAAACGCAAGACCGAGCTGGTGACCATCGCCAGCCAGCCAAAGACGGCCACTCCGGAGGCGGGGCTATGA
- the mraY gene encoding phospho-N-acetylmuramoyl-pentapeptide-transferase, whose protein sequence is MLYLLYEWLTRSQEHFPALNLLKYLTFRSGMAMLTAYIVAVAMGSRFIRWMKAKQGKGQPIRTDGIARHVTEKAGTPTMGGFMILAGLFVGALLWADLRNVHVWVVLLVTGSYGVLGFMDDYAKVTKQTTAGLSSVQKLVAQFIVAIIATVILVLFAPKSPMTPGMETSLVFPIFKALVINLGWFYVAFAAFTIAGFSNAVNLTDGLDGLAIVPVMFAASTFGLIAYLVGNYKFADYLNLHFAPGVGELAVLCGAIIGGGMGFLWYNAPPAKIFMGDTGSLALGGALGAIAVCAKHELVLGIVGGLFVAEALSVMIQVAYFKKTGKRVFLMAPIHHHFEKLGWAESTVVIRFWIVSMILAFIGLATLKLR, encoded by the coding sequence ATGCTGTACCTTCTGTACGAATGGCTGACGCGCTCGCAAGAGCACTTTCCAGCCCTGAACCTGTTGAAATACCTGACCTTTCGGTCCGGCATGGCGATGCTCACCGCCTATATCGTCGCTGTGGCCATGGGCTCGCGCTTCATTCGCTGGATGAAGGCCAAGCAGGGCAAGGGCCAACCGATCCGCACCGACGGCATCGCCCGTCACGTCACCGAAAAGGCCGGCACGCCCACCATGGGGGGCTTCATGATCCTGGCCGGGCTGTTCGTCGGCGCCCTGCTTTGGGCGGACCTGCGCAACGTCCATGTCTGGGTGGTGCTGCTGGTCACCGGCAGCTACGGCGTGCTGGGCTTCATGGACGACTACGCCAAGGTCACCAAGCAGACCACGGCCGGTCTTTCCAGCGTTCAAAAGCTGGTGGCGCAGTTCATCGTCGCGATCATCGCCACGGTCATCCTGGTCCTGTTCGCGCCCAAGTCGCCGATGACGCCGGGCATGGAAACCAGTCTGGTCTTCCCGATCTTCAAGGCGCTGGTGATCAATCTGGGCTGGTTTTACGTCGCCTTCGCGGCGTTCACGATCGCCGGCTTCTCCAACGCCGTGAACCTGACCGACGGCCTGGATGGCCTGGCCATCGTGCCGGTGATGTTCGCCGCCTCGACCTTCGGCCTGATCGCCTACCTCGTCGGCAACTACAAGTTCGCCGACTATCTGAACCTGCACTTCGCGCCGGGCGTCGGTGAGCTGGCGGTGCTGTGCGGGGCGATCATCGGCGGGGGCATGGGTTTCCTCTGGTACAACGCCCCGCCGGCCAAGATCTTCATGGGCGACACCGGTTCGCTGGCTCTAGGCGGCGCGCTGGGCGCGATCGCCGTCTGCGCCAAGCACGAGCTGGTGCTGGGCATCGTCGGCGGCCTGTTCGTGGCCGAGGCGCTGTCGGTGATGATCCAGGTCGCCTACTTCAAGAAGACCGGCAAGCGGGTCTTCCTGATGGCGCCGATCCACCACCACTTCGAGAAGCTGGGCTGGGCCGAGTCCACCGTCGTGATCCGCTTCTGGATCGTGTCGATGATCCTGGCCTTCATCGGCCTGGCCACGCTGAAGCTGCGATAG
- a CDS encoding UDP-N-acetylmuramoyl-L-alanyl-D-glutamate--2,6-diaminopimelate ligase — protein MTRRLSDLFNRPFVHDPVIAGVTADSRKVTAGWLFAALPGTKVDGRDFAEGAVAKGAAAILAPEGGLEGLGVPVVRSEDARRAYALASAAFWGKQPAMCVAVTGTNGKTSVAGFCRQIFAKLGHKAASMGTLGVVVSQPGQPDQQLTPPGLTTPDAGDVAEMIARLADMGVTHLALEASSHGVDQRRIDGVKLSAAGFTNFTQDHLDYHGSMEAYRAAKLRLFDTLTPVGATAVLNADSEAFPTFASAAVTSGQSVFSVGEDGQGLRLLSRTPTPAGQDLLVEAEGGVHHLKLPLAGAFQASNVLVAAGLCIAAGEDSAKVLKALESLEGAAGRLQRVGRGPKGGEAYVDYAHTPDGLQTVLEALRPHTAGKLIAVFGAGGDRDRGKRPLMGAIGAKLADIAIVTDDNPRSEDPASIRAAILEGAPGAREIGDRRAAIRAAVELMVEGDVLVVAGKGHEQGQIVAGVVHPFDDVAETLAALEGVDA, from the coding sequence ATGACCAGACGATTGTCCGACCTGTTCAACCGTCCGTTCGTCCATGATCCCGTGATCGCCGGTGTCACCGCCGACAGCCGCAAGGTCACGGCCGGCTGGCTGTTCGCGGCCCTGCCGGGGACTAAGGTCGACGGCCGCGACTTCGCCGAAGGCGCGGTCGCCAAGGGCGCGGCGGCGATCCTGGCGCCGGAGGGCGGGCTGGAAGGTTTGGGCGTGCCGGTGGTGCGCTCCGAGGACGCCCGCCGCGCCTACGCCCTCGCGTCGGCGGCGTTCTGGGGCAAGCAGCCGGCCATGTGCGTGGCCGTCACCGGCACCAACGGCAAGACCTCGGTGGCCGGCTTCTGCCGCCAGATCTTCGCCAAGCTGGGCCACAAGGCCGCCAGCATGGGCACTCTGGGGGTCGTTGTCAGCCAGCCGGGCCAGCCCGACCAGCAGCTGACGCCCCCGGGGCTGACCACGCCGGACGCCGGTGACGTCGCCGAGATGATCGCCCGCCTGGCCGACATGGGTGTGACCCATCTGGCGCTCGAGGCCAGCTCGCACGGCGTCGACCAGCGCCGCATCGACGGCGTCAAGCTGAGCGCGGCCGGCTTTACCAACTTCACCCAGGACCACCTCGACTATCACGGCTCGATGGAGGCCTATCGCGCCGCCAAGCTGCGCCTGTTCGACACCCTGACGCCCGTCGGCGCCACGGCGGTGCTGAACGCCGACAGCGAGGCGTTCCCCACTTTCGCCTCGGCCGCCGTCACCTCGGGCCAGAGCGTCTTCTCCGTCGGCGAGGACGGGCAGGGCCTGCGGTTGTTGTCGCGGACCCCGACACCGGCCGGCCAGGACCTGCTCGTCGAGGCGGAGGGGGGCGTTCATCACCTCAAGCTGCCGCTGGCCGGCGCTTTCCAGGCGTCGAATGTGCTTGTCGCGGCGGGCCTGTGCATCGCCGCCGGCGAGGACAGCGCCAAGGTGCTCAAGGCCCTGGAAAGCCTGGAAGGCGCGGCCGGTCGCCTGCAGCGCGTGGGGCGCGGCCCCAAGGGGGGCGAGGCCTATGTCGACTACGCCCACACGCCCGATGGCCTGCAAACGGTGCTTGAGGCGCTGCGGCCGCACACCGCCGGCAAGCTGATCGCGGTGTTCGGCGCAGGCGGCGACCGGGACCGGGGCAAGCGTCCGTTGATGGGCGCCATCGGCGCGAAGCTTGCCGACATCGCCATCGTCACCGACGATAATCCGCGTTCGGAAGATCCGGCCTCGATCCGCGCCGCGATCCTGGAGGGCGCGCCGGGCGCCCGCGAGATCGGCGATCGCCGGGCCGCCATCCGCGCTGCGGTCGAGCTTATGGTCGAGGGCGACGTGCTGGTCGTCGCTGGCAAGGGTCACGAGCAGGGCCAGATCGTCGCCGGCGTCGTGCATCCGTTCGACGATGTGGCCGAGACCCTGGCCGCTCTGGAGGGCGTCGATGCCTGA
- the murF gene encoding UDP-N-acetylmuramoyl-tripeptide--D-alanyl-D-alanine ligase: MPDALWTADEIAQAVGGQVAGDFAATGVSIDTRSVEHGDLFVPLVGARDGHDFVAQAVANGAAGVLAAKAVDAPAVMVADTFKALEALGVAARERAPQCRRGAVTGSVGKTSVTRAIEAGLRLAGKAHASVKSYNNHIGVPLTLARMPRDTERAVFEVGMNHEGEIVPLSGFIQPHAVAITTVGPVHIENFPDGEAGVARAKAEIFAGLRPGGVTVLNADNRWFDYLKGEAEKAGATVWSFGEAAGATARLTGFQVEGAGATVSVELRGETFSFPIRQTGVHWGPNSLCVLLMLEALGVSRDTALAALAAFAPIEGRGAEKTIRIPGGAFTLVDESYNANPVSMQAALKTLGARKVAGRRVVALTDMLELGEDSERFHAGLADPIAAANIDVVFLAGVHMKSLWEALPPTRRGGYAEVTEKLTSVLAGAIQPGDVVMVKGSNGSRAGALAVALSALDLGEQG, translated from the coding sequence ATGCCTGACGCCCTCTGGACCGCTGATGAGATCGCCCAGGCGGTTGGCGGCCAGGTGGCCGGCGACTTCGCCGCCACCGGCGTCTCGATCGACACCCGCTCGGTGGAGCATGGCGACCTGTTTGTGCCGCTGGTCGGCGCACGCGACGGTCATGACTTCGTGGCCCAGGCGGTAGCGAACGGCGCGGCGGGCGTCCTGGCGGCCAAGGCCGTCGACGCCCCGGCGGTGATGGTCGCCGACACCTTCAAGGCGCTGGAAGCCTTGGGCGTCGCCGCCCGTGAGCGCGCGCCCCAGTGCAGACGCGGCGCGGTGACGGGTTCGGTCGGCAAGACCAGCGTCACCCGCGCCATCGAGGCGGGCCTGCGCCTGGCCGGCAAGGCCCACGCCTCGGTCAAGAGCTACAACAACCACATCGGCGTCCCCCTGACCCTGGCGCGGATGCCGCGCGACACCGAACGGGCGGTGTTCGAGGTCGGCATGAACCACGAGGGCGAGATCGTCCCGCTGTCGGGCTTCATCCAGCCGCATGCGGTGGCGATCACCACCGTTGGCCCCGTCCACATCGAGAACTTCCCGGACGGCGAGGCCGGCGTCGCCCGCGCCAAGGCCGAAATCTTCGCGGGTCTGCGGCCCGGCGGCGTCACTGTGCTGAACGCCGATAACCGTTGGTTCGACTACCTGAAGGGCGAGGCCGAGAAGGCTGGCGCGACCGTCTGGAGCTTCGGCGAGGCCGCCGGGGCGACCGCCCGCCTGACCGGCTTCCAGGTGGAGGGCGCGGGCGCGACCGTTTCGGTCGAACTACGCGGCGAGACCTTCAGCTTCCCGATCCGCCAGACCGGCGTCCACTGGGGGCCCAACAGCCTGTGCGTGCTGCTGATGCTGGAAGCGCTGGGCGTCTCGCGCGACACCGCCCTGGCGGCGCTGGCGGCCTTCGCGCCCATCGAGGGGCGGGGCGCCGAGAAGACGATCCGCATTCCTGGCGGCGCCTTCACCCTGGTCGACGAGAGCTACAACGCCAACCCGGTCTCGATGCAGGCCGCGCTCAAGACCCTGGGGGCGCGCAAGGTCGCCGGCCGCCGGGTGGTGGCGCTGACCGACATGCTCGAATTGGGCGAGGACTCCGAGCGGTTTCACGCCGGGCTTGCGGACCCGATCGCGGCCGCGAACATCGACGTCGTTTTTCTGGCGGGCGTCCACATGAAATCGCTGTGGGAGGCGCTTCCTCCGACTCGGCGGGGCGGCTACGCGGAGGTTACTGAAAAGTTAACGTCGGTGTTGGCGGGGGCGATCCAGCCTGGCGATGTGGTGATGGTGAAGGGGTCGAACGGCTCCAGGGCTGGCGCGCTCGCCGTCGCTCTGTCCGCGCTCGATCTTGGGGAACAGGGCTGA
- the murD gene encoding UDP-N-acetylmuramoyl-L-alanine--D-glutamate ligase, with product MIPVRGFEDKTVAVFGLGRTGLTAARALIAGGAKVALWDEKPASREAAAAEGFPVVDLEAADWSQFAALMLSPGVPLTHPKPHWTVQKAKAAGVEVLGDVELFARTVNAAPAHKRPKIIAITGTNGKSTTTALIGHLCASAGRDTRIGGNIGLGVLGLEDMHGGAVYVLELSSYQLDLTSSLHADAVVLLNISPDHLDRHGGMDGYIAAKRRIFLNQGKGDTAIIGVDDAWCQQICTEITAANRRTIWPISAGKAMGRGVYALQGVLYDATGERVVEVADILRARSLPGRHNWQNAAAAYAAARAIGIPMQDAVDGLMTFPGLAHRMETVGKLGKVRFVNDSKATNADAARQAMSSYPKFYWIAGGVAKAGGIDDLKDLFPRIAKAYLIGEAAEPFSWTLAGKAECVLSGTLERAVQQAYADAAASGEEAIVLLSPACASFDQFSDFEARGEAFRAAVNGLSASGGKAAVA from the coding sequence ATGATCCCCGTCCGCGGATTCGAGGACAAGACCGTTGCGGTGTTCGGCCTGGGCCGCACCGGCCTGACGGCGGCGCGCGCCTTGATCGCGGGGGGCGCCAAGGTCGCCCTGTGGGACGAAAAGCCGGCCAGCCGCGAAGCGGCCGCCGCAGAGGGTTTTCCAGTCGTCGACCTGGAGGCCGCCGACTGGAGCCAGTTCGCCGCTCTGATGCTGTCGCCGGGCGTGCCGCTGACCCATCCCAAGCCTCACTGGACCGTCCAGAAGGCCAAGGCCGCCGGAGTCGAGGTGCTGGGCGATGTCGAGCTGTTCGCGCGCACGGTCAACGCCGCGCCGGCCCACAAGCGCCCCAAGATCATCGCCATCACCGGCACCAACGGCAAGTCGACGACGACGGCTCTGATCGGTCACCTGTGCGCCTCCGCCGGGCGCGACACGCGGATCGGCGGCAATATCGGTCTCGGCGTTCTCGGCCTCGAGGACATGCACGGCGGCGCGGTCTATGTGCTGGAGTTGTCGTCCTACCAGCTGGACCTGACCTCCAGTCTGCACGCCGACGCGGTGGTGCTGCTGAACATCTCGCCCGACCATCTGGATCGTCACGGCGGCATGGACGGCTATATCGCCGCCAAGCGCCGGATCTTCCTGAACCAAGGCAAGGGCGACACGGCGATCATCGGGGTCGACGACGCCTGGTGCCAGCAGATCTGCACCGAGATCACCGCCGCCAATCGCCGCACCATCTGGCCGATCAGCGCCGGGAAGGCGATGGGCCGGGGCGTCTATGCGCTGCAGGGCGTTCTCTATGACGCGACCGGCGAGCGCGTGGTCGAGGTCGCCGACATCCTGCGCGCCCGCAGCCTGCCGGGCCGTCACAACTGGCAGAACGCCGCCGCCGCCTACGCCGCCGCGCGCGCCATCGGCATTCCGATGCAGGACGCGGTCGACGGTCTGATGACCTTCCCGGGCCTGGCGCACCGGATGGAAACGGTCGGCAAGCTCGGCAAGGTGCGTTTCGTCAACGACAGCAAGGCCACCAACGCCGACGCCGCGCGGCAGGCGATGTCGTCCTATCCGAAGTTCTATTGGATTGCCGGCGGTGTGGCCAAGGCCGGCGGCATCGACGACCTGAAGGACCTGTTCCCCCGCATCGCCAAGGCCTACCTGATCGGCGAGGCGGCCGAGCCCTTCTCCTGGACGCTGGCGGGCAAGGCCGAATGCGTGCTCAGCGGCACGCTGGAGCGGGCGGTGCAGCAGGCCTATGCCGACGCCGCCGCCAGCGGGGAGGAGGCGATCGTCCTGCTGTCGCCCGCCTGCGCCTCCTTCGATCAGTTCAGCGACTTCGAGGCGCGCGGCGAGGCGTTCCGCGCCGCCGTGAACGGCCTTTCGGCGAGCGGCGGCAAGGCCGCCGTCGCTTAA
- a CDS encoding cell division protein, which translates to MTMSGVFNRRVRGFRVVEVAGLCILLTLVTTVYLAKTFAGRERQEIARIEQEIEEEAARKRLLEAEVAHLEQPRRIEQLARMMQLKPIAPDREITEDALIDVARRRELPKAAVSAEPITPEALAADAPEPLPDDAAVPAAPTPGAPR; encoded by the coding sequence ATGACGATGTCCGGCGTCTTCAATCGACGTGTCCGGGGTTTCCGCGTCGTCGAGGTCGCGGGGCTTTGCATCCTGCTGACCCTGGTCACCACCGTCTATCTGGCCAAGACGTTCGCGGGCCGTGAGCGCCAGGAGATCGCCCGCATCGAGCAGGAGATCGAGGAGGAGGCCGCGCGCAAGCGCCTGCTGGAGGCCGAGGTTGCGCACCTCGAACAGCCTCGCCGCATCGAGCAGCTGGCGCGGATGATGCAACTGAAGCCGATCGCGCCGGATCGTGAAATCACCGAAGACGCTCTGATCGATGTCGCGCGCCGCCGCGAGCTGCCGAAGGCGGCGGTGTCGGCCGAGCCGATCACGCCTGAGGCCTTGGCCGCCGACGCGCCTGAACCGCTGCCCGACGATGCGGCGGTTCCTGCGGCCCCCACGCCGGGGGCGCCGCGATGA
- the rsmH gene encoding 16S rRNA (cytosine(1402)-N(4))-methyltransferase RsmH: MSAAPHISVLLDEVVQALDVKPGDVVVDGTFGAGGYTRAVLPTGAGVVAFDRDPTVRQFAEGLPADRFRLVQARFSEMLDELGPQSVDGVMLDLGVSSMQLDQAERGFSFMRDGPLDMRMGDTGPTAADLVNTLEQTELARILYVYGEEHASRRIASFIVRRREEKPFERTLDLAEVIERAVGGRKGAKVHPATRSFQGLRIAVNDELGELEAGLAAAERVLKPGGRLVVVTFHSLEDRIVKAFLAERAGRTPGGSRHAPPVQAGAAPSFQLISNKAIAPSEAELAVNPRARSSKLRAAVRTDAPVWEGAA, translated from the coding sequence GTGAGCGCCGCGCCGCACATCTCGGTCCTGCTGGACGAGGTCGTCCAGGCGCTGGACGTCAAGCCCGGTGACGTCGTCGTCGACGGCACCTTCGGGGCGGGCGGCTATACCCGTGCGGTGCTGCCGACCGGCGCTGGCGTCGTGGCCTTTGATCGCGATCCGACCGTCCGCCAGTTCGCCGAGGGCCTGCCGGCCGATCGCTTCCGCCTGGTCCAGGCCCGCTTCTCCGAAATGCTGGACGAGCTGGGCCCGCAGAGCGTCGACGGCGTGATGCTGGATCTGGGCGTTTCGTCGATGCAACTGGACCAGGCCGAGCGCGGCTTTTCGTTCATGCGCGACGGGCCGCTGGACATGCGGATGGGCGATACCGGCCCCACCGCAGCCGACCTCGTCAACACGCTGGAACAGACCGAGCTGGCGCGCATCCTCTATGTCTATGGCGAGGAGCACGCCTCGCGCCGCATCGCCAGCTTCATCGTCCGCCGCCGCGAGGAAAAGCCGTTCGAGCGCACCCTGGACCTGGCCGAGGTGATCGAGCGCGCGGTCGGTGGCCGCAAGGGCGCCAAGGTCCATCCGGCCACGCGGTCGTTCCAGGGGCTGCGCATCGCGGTCAATGACGAGCTGGGCGAGCTGGAGGCGGGCCTCGCCGCCGCCGAGCGGGTGCTCAAGCCCGGCGGACGGCTGGTGGTGGTCACCTTCCATTCGCTGGAGGACCGCATCGTCAAGGCGTTCCTGGCCGAGCGGGCCGGGCGCACGCCGGGCGGCTCGCGCCATGCGCCGCCGGTCCAGGCGGGCGCGGCGCCCAGCTTCCAGCTGATCTCCAACAAGGCCATCGCCCCGAGCGAGGCCGAGCTGGCCGTCAACCCGCGCGCCCGGTCCTCGAAACTGCGCGCGGCCGTTCGCACCGATGCTCCGGTGTGGGAGGGCGCGGCATGA
- a CDS encoding division/cell wall cluster transcriptional repressor MraZ yields MFLSTFEKQLDSKRRIVVPQEFRAAVSGPFDGIFCFPSIEADCLEAGGKALYDRYQAVIEEMPFGDPVRTALETSILGGMARLTFDTAGRITLPDHLCDMFGLTDSVAVVGMGERFQIWSREAFQAHRAQQRDLAREGLAALRAQQRAAKFGGAA; encoded by the coding sequence GTGTTTCTCTCGACGTTCGAGAAACAGCTCGACAGCAAGCGGCGCATTGTCGTGCCGCAGGAATTCCGCGCGGCCGTCTCGGGTCCCTTTGACGGCATCTTCTGCTTCCCCTCGATCGAGGCCGACTGCCTGGAGGCGGGCGGCAAGGCGCTGTATGATCGCTATCAGGCGGTGATCGAGGAGATGCCGTTCGGCGATCCCGTCCGCACGGCGCTGGAGACCAGCATCCTGGGCGGCATGGCCCGGCTGACCTTTGATACAGCTGGTCGCATTACGCTGCCCGACCATCTGTGCGACATGTTCGGCCTTACGGATTCGGTGGCCGTCGTCGGTATGGGTGAGCGTTTTCAGATCTGGTCGCGCGAGGCCTTCCAGGCCCATCGCGCGCAGCAGCGTGATCTGGCGCGCGAAGGCCTGGCGGCCCTGCGCGCCCAGCAGCGCGCGGCCAAGTTCGGGGGCGCAGCGTGA
- a CDS encoding FMN-binding negative transcriptional regulator — protein MHPAPAFRVEDRAVLLDFLRAHPFVTLAASVGGRPFVAQSPIVIRELSGEIALDFHLSRGNVLTPHLTQGFPAIALATGPDAYVSPDWYESPDQVPTWNYLAVEAEGAVAPLNDEELTALLDDLSAQEEARLAPKTPWTRDKMKVGKFEALLRGIMGGRLFVERLEGTFKLSQNKSDADRLGAAKGLGDHPIAGLMRS, from the coding sequence ATGCATCCGGCCCCGGCTTTCCGCGTCGAGGACCGTGCGGTTCTGCTCGATTTCCTGCGCGCCCATCCGTTCGTGACGCTCGCCGCCAGCGTCGGCGGGCGGCCCTTCGTGGCCCAGTCGCCGATCGTCATTCGCGAGCTTTCCGGCGAGATCGCGCTGGACTTCCACCTGTCGCGCGGCAACGTCCTGACGCCGCACCTGACCCAAGGCTTCCCGGCCATCGCCTTGGCGACCGGCCCGGACGCCTATGTCAGCCCCGACTGGTACGAGAGCCCCGATCAGGTGCCGACCTGGAACTATCTCGCCGTCGAGGCCGAGGGCGCGGTGGCGCCGCTGAACGACGAGGAGCTGACCGCGCTGCTCGACGACCTGTCGGCCCAGGAAGAGGCCCGGCTAGCGCCGAAGACGCCCTGGACCCGCGATAAGATGAAGGTCGGCAAGTTCGAGGCCCTGCTGCGTGGCATCATGGGCGGGCGCTTGTTCGTCGAGCGTCTGGAGGGGACCTTCAAGCTCTCGCAGAACAAGTCGGACGCCGACCGCCTGGGCGCGGCCAAGGGCCTGGGCGACCATCCGATCGCGGGGCTGATGCGCTCCTGA